Below is a window of Deltaproteobacteria bacterium DNA.
GGCGATCGGTCGAAGCGGTCTCGCCGTCGCGGGTGCGCTCCATGGGCGCCGGTGCTGGTGGGCTTCGCCCGCGTTCCGTCCGCGGCACGGGCCCCGCGTCCGGCGTTGTGCGCTCTGCCTCACGCTCCGGCTGCGTGCGCCCTGCGGCATCTGCGACCCTGGCCTCTATCGCCGGACCCTCCGGCGGCGACGGCGCGATGGCTTCGAGCGCGGCGAAGCGTTCTCCAGTCGCCGCCTCCAGGCGCTCGCGGAGCGCGCGCCGGTCGTCGGTCACCAGCTCGGCATGAAGTCGGGCACGGCTGATCTCCACATAGAAGGTCTTTTGGGTGGTGAGCCGAGCGTGCTCGGCTTCCATCGCTGCGATCACCCGGTCCACGGTGCGGCCCTGGAAGGCGTGCACCGTCGCCGCCCAGGCCCGGTCGATATGGCGAAGCTGCGGATCGTCCCGGCGCAGCGTCAGCGCCCTGCCGTCCTCCAGCCGGAAGGAGACGGCTTTCTCGCCGACCGCCGTCACCTCTGCCGTGCCGCTGTTCATCAGACCGTGCCTCATGTCGTTGCGGGTCCAGCACACGCGGTCGCCGCGGCGAAGCTCCATGGCGTCTGCGGCATGGACCTCCACCCCGCCTCTTCGCGCCGCCAGCCTCGCGGGCTCCCAGGCGACGGTGGCGCCGTCCTTGCCCTGGAGCGTGACCACGCCTGCTGCGCGGTCCACGGCGGCGACACGCAGCTCGTCGCCCTTGTCGACCCCGAGACGCTTGTAGCGGCGGTGGAAGGCCACCACGTCGCCGGGGGCGTAGTTGGCGGCGAGCGCTTTCTCCGCATTGGTATAGCCACGCGAGACCAGCCTCTCGCCGGTCACGGCCGGCCCGCCAATGGTGCCGTCCCGGATGAGACGCTCGCGGACGATGGCGTTGATCTTCTCCCTGAGCGCATGGCTGGGGGCCATCAGCCCCGTGGCCTGCCGTTCCTCGGCCGAGAGCGCGAGCCAGCGCGCGGCCGCAGCCCCGGCGAGGTTGTCCGCCTTCACCTCCGCGACCTTGTCGCCCAGCTTCTCGAAGGCCCTTTGGATGTCGCCCGCAAGGCTTGCCTCGACGGCCTCCTTCAGCGCCGGCTCGCGCTGGCGCACGATCTCGTCCATCACCGCGCACGTCATGCCGGCGCCCTGCAGTTGCGCGAAGGGCTTGCCGGCGTCGACGGCATCCAGCTGCTTCTCGTCGCCCACCAGCACCACGCGGGGGATGCGGAGCGCGTTGGCGATCCTCAGCAGGTCGCGTGCCTGCACGGTGGAGGCGAGCGAGCCCTCGTCCACCACCAGGACGGCTTTCTTGAACTGCTCCTTCATGGCCCGCTCGCCCCTGCGGGAGAGCCGGCCCTCGGCAACGCCCGCGTTGCGGGCCAGAAAACCCTGCAGGGTCTCGCTCGCGATCCCGGCCTCGGCATCGAGGGTGCGCGCGGCGGACGCCGACGGCGCAAGCCCCCTGACCTCGAAGCCGCGCTTCTCCAGCAGCGCGCGCGCCCTGTTGAGCATCGTGGTCTTGCCGGTGCCGGCGAAGCCCTGCACGCCCACGACGCGATCCTTCTCCGACAGGATCAGCTTCACCGCCTCCTTCTGTCCCTGGGTCAGGGGTCCGTTTCGAAGCGCCTTGTCGACGGCGCGGCCGCGCATCGGGGCCGCGCCCCGTCCCTGCCCGCGCTCCATGAGAGCGATGGTCTCGCGCTCGTCGGCGACGGTCCTGTCGGTGGTGAGCGAGTCCCCCGGCACCGGGTAGTCCGCAGCCAGCAGGGTGCCGGCCTTCTCCAGGCGCCCGACAGCAGCCTCCGCCTCACCGATGCTCACCGCGCCGGGCTTCCAGGTGAGGGCGGAGGTGAGCAGGTCGGTTCGCGAGAATACCGCCTCCCTCTCGGAGAGGTGCGCCACCGCCCAGGCGGCGGCCCGGTCCGCTTCAGTCGTCATGCCGGGATCGGCCTCCCGGTCCAGATCTGCCGGAGCGAGAGGCCG
It encodes the following:
- a CDS encoding relaxase domain-containing protein, which gives rise to MASIGAVASPAQGVSYYERDGYYAKEDPAHREASAWVGKGAEALGLTGPVDPDVFSGILEGAVPDGSGRRLGRRLGDGTISHRPGRDVTFSASKSVSLAALIGGDERIVAAHDAAVQRTLAWIEENVVETRTMDADSGRMVRTGNQKAVIATFTHEVSRNLDPQLHTHAVIANMVQGEDGGTPRSGKWRTMANEKLYACKMLIGAMYRAELARGLQELGYRVEKTHADGRFEIAGVGRPVIEAFSTRRAEIEAAMAAQGLGDTAQDQRLAQRAALMTRAHKREVDRDALRESWQRQAAALGFDARELVGEARHWQAAHVERPLAPADLDREADPGMTTEADRAAAWAVAHLSEREAVFSRTDLLTSALTWKPGAVSIGEAEAAVGRLEKAGTLLAADYPVPGDSLTTDRTVADERETIALMERGQGRGAAPMRGRAVDKALRNGPLTQGQKEAVKLILSEKDRVVGVQGFAGTGKTTMLNRARALLEKRGFEVRGLAPSASAARTLDAEAGIASETLQGFLARNAGVAEGRLSRRGERAMKEQFKKAVLVVDEGSLASTVQARDLLRIANALRIPRVVLVGDEKQLDAVDAGKPFAQLQGAGMTCAVMDEIVRQREPALKEAVEASLAGDIQRAFEKLGDKVAEVKADNLAGAAAARWLALSAEERQATGLMAPSHALREKINAIVRERLIRDGTIGGPAVTGERLVSRGYTNAEKALAANYAPGDVVAFHRRYKRLGVDKGDELRVAAVDRAAGVVTLQGKDGATVAWEPARLAARRGGVEVHAADAMELRRGDRVCWTRNDMRHGLMNSGTAEVTAVGEKAVSFRLEDGRALTLRRDDPQLRHIDRAWAATVHAFQGRTVDRVIAAMEAEHARLTTQKTFYVEISRARLHAELVTDDRRALRERLEAATGERFAALEAIAPSPPEGPAIEARVADAAGRTQPEREAERTTPDAGPVPRTERGRSPPAPAPMERTRDGETASTDR